In Bufo gargarizans isolate SCDJY-AF-19 chromosome 6, ASM1485885v1, whole genome shotgun sequence, a single genomic region encodes these proteins:
- the LOC122942400 gene encoding zinc finger protein OZF-like has protein sequence MMEDHRPLTSPARSSKRTASGRCPSPQDGSEEHHSVLQDDQLLDRGNRKQSNAAAIMKEEETYVRGDEQCNGNLPKDNRPDDCIGSSEGHPISSDSNADSYITQNMYEEHTIIPDKPSPLPSTDLLGVKHQSAKKKPFSCSECGKCFSQKSSLVNHQRIHIKLFSCSECGKCFNQRPHLALHQRIHTGIKSFLCSVCEKFFTTKSNLAKHKRIHTGEKPFPCTECGKCFTERSSLVIHQRCHTGVKPYSCADCGKHFSQKSILVAHQRIHTGVRPFSCAECGKCFNQRSDLIPHQRIHSGAKPFSCSECGKCFTIKSNLVKHKRSHTEEKPFSCIKCGKCFKHKPSLVQHERCHTGAKPYSCTDCGKYFSKKSSLVTHQKIHTGEMPFSCSDCGKCFTKKSYLVEHLRTHTGEKPYSCSECGKGFMKKSHLVTHERIHTGEKPYSCSGCGKGYAKKSLLVKHERRHKEVKP, from the exons atgatggaggatcaccggcctctcacatcaccag CGAGATCCAGTAAGAGAACAGCATCGGGGAGATGTCCCAGtccacaggatggttcagaagaacatcacagtGTCCTACaagatgatcag CTTTTGGATCGGGGTAATCGGAAGCAGAGTAATGCTGCGGCCATAATGAAAGAGGAGGAGActtatgtgaggggtgatgagcagtgcAACGGAAACCTCCCTAAAGACAACCGCCCAG ATGATTGCATCGGGAGCTCAGAGGGACATCCAATATCTTCAGATTCTAATGCAGATAGTTATATCACACAAAATATGTACGAGGAGCACACCATTATCCCTGATAAACCCTCGCCCCTTCCCAGCACAGATCTATTGGGTGTTAAACATCAAagcgcaaagaagaagccattttcatgttcagaatgtggaaaatgttttagccAAAAATCGTCTCTCGTCAATCACCAGAGAATTCACATAAAGcttttttcatgttcagaatgtgggaagtgtttcaaCCAGAGACCACATCTTGCtttacatcagagaattcacacagggattAAGTCATTTCTGTGTTCCGTATGTGAGAAATTTTTCACAACCAAATCAAATCTTGCTAAAcataaaagaattcacacaggggagaaaccatttccATGTACtgagtgtgggaaatgttttacagagagATCAAGTCTTGTTATCCATCAGAGATGTCACACAGGGGTGAAGCCGTATTCATGTGCAGATTGTGGGAAACATTTTAGCCAGAAATCGATTCTTgttgcacatcagagaattcacacaggggtgaGGCCTTTTTCGTGTGCCGAatgcgggaaatgttttaaccaaagATCTGATCTTATtccacatcagagaattcactcGGGggcaaagccattttcatgctcagaatgtgggaaatgttttacaattaaatcaaaccTTGTTAAACATAAGAGaagccacacagaggagaagccattttcatgcatcaaatgtgggaaatgttttaaacatAAACCAAGTCTTGTTCAACATGAGAGATGCCACACAGGGgcgaagccatattcatgtacaGATTGTGGGAAATATTTTAGCAAGAAATCgagtcttgttacacatcagaaaattcacacaggggagatgccattttcatgctccgactgtggcaaatgttttactaagaaatcatatcttgttgagcatctgagaactcacacaggagagaagccgtattcatgttctgaatgtggtaaAGGGTTTATGaaaaaatcacatcttgttacacatgagagaattcacacaggggagaagccatattcatgttctggATGTGGAAAAGGCTATGCAAAAAAGTCActtcttgttaaacatgagagaagaCACAAAGAGGTGAAACCATAG